In Macrobrachium rosenbergii isolate ZJJX-2024 chromosome 49, ASM4041242v1, whole genome shotgun sequence, the following are encoded in one genomic region:
- the Cul4 gene encoding cullin-4A, with protein sequence MMSRQRPLLPPQSFESVKTNGQRKRFSPSSSSSSSSSSSPHLQKRLCLDMMENQKLAAANFSVVAPNGVSKGAVLGKKQGAEKKVLSIKNFKVHNQPAVDHIAESWRYLREAVVAIQESRKLRDNLTQEDLYRYVDNLITQRPPVHLYADLKDLAETHIKSCLNQFLSGTSDRLTFLRQLNDCWTHHCQQMKMVCNIFLALDRGYVLQNAQVSSIWDMGLELFRQHILEEVIVENRCVDGLLMMIEKERSGETIDRSLVKSLLRMLSSLQVYHKVFENKFLVATEQLYLREGQRLMQDRDVPQYLLHVDKRLTEENNRVLHYLDMSTKRQLIYCVEKQLLSEHKTHLLQKGLDSLLDQNRRHDLTLLYNLLSRIKGGLGDLCAHFNAYIKSYGKTIVINPEKDKGMVQELLDFKDKMDGIVSECFASDEKFVLALKEAFEHFINQRQNKPAELIAKFVDGKLRAGNKEATEDELERLLDKIMVLFRFIHGKDVFEAFYKKDLAKRLLVGKSASVDAEKSMLSKLKQECGPGFTSKLEGMFKDMELSKDIMLAFKQNSHVGATPMELNVNILTMGYWPNYPLMEVNLPPEMVNYQQIFTKFYLAKHSNRKLQWQPTLGHCVLKASFNQGPRELQVSLFQALVLLLFNKADSLSLADISSGTNIEDGELRRTLQSLACGKARVLQKMPRSKEVNDEDRFIYNKDFTNPLFRIRINQIQMKETSEEQQQTEERVFQDRQYQIDAAIVRIMKMRKVLPHTLLITELYNQLKFPVKPADLKKRIESLIDRDYMERDKDNPNTYNYVA encoded by the exons ATGATGTCGAGACAGAGACCATTATTACCACCACAGAGCTTTGAGAGTGTTAAAACAAACGGCCAGAGAAAGAGattttctccctcctcttcttcctcttcctcctcttcttcttcgccaCACCTGCAAAAGAGACTTTGCTTAGACATGATGGAAAATCAGAAGCTCGCGGCTGCGAATTTCTCCGTCGTCGCTCCCAACGGAGTCAGCAAGGGCGCCGTCCTGGGCAAGAAGCAGGGCGCCGAGAAGAAGGTGCTCTCGATTAAAAACTTCAAGG TTCATAATCAGCCTGCTGTGGATCATATAGCTGAATCTTGGCGGTATTTAAGAGAGGCAGTAGTTGCGATACAAGAATCCAGGAAACTTCGAGACAACCTTACCCAAGAGGATTTGTACCGATATGTAGATAACCTTATTACGCAGCGACCTCCTGTTCACTTATATGCAGATTTGAAAG ATCTGGCAGAGACGCACATAAAGTCTTGTTTAAATCAGTTTTTGAGCGGGACGAGTGATCGTTTAACGTTCTTGAGACAACTGAATGATTGCTGGACTCATCATTGCCAGCAGATGAAAATGGTTTGCAACATATTTTTGGCCTTAGATAGAGGCTATGTACTCCAGAATGCTCAGGTTTCATCCATTTG ggACATGGGGTTAGAGTTGTTTAGACAGCACATACTAGAAGAAGTTATAGTAGAGAATAGATGTGTCGATGGTCTATTAATGATGATAGAAAAGGAGCGTTCCGGTGAAACTATCGACAGGTCCCTTGTGAAATCACTTCTTAGGATGCTATCATCATTACAAGTATATCACAAAGTTTTTGAAAACAA ATTTTTGGTGGCTACAGAACAGCTTTACTTACGTGAAGGTCAGCGATTGATGCAAGACCGTGACGTACCTCAGTACCTCCTTCATGTTGACAAACGTCTTACGGAAGAAAACAACAGAGTACTTCATTATTTAGATATGTCTACCAA ACGGCAGTTAATATACTGTGTTGAGAAGCAGTTGTTAAGTGAACACAAAACTCATCTCCTACAAAAAGGTCTTGATTCTCTTTTAGACCAAAATCGTCGCCATGACTTAACGCTTTTGTATAATCTCTTATCACGTATCAAAGGAGGACTGGGTGATCTGTGTGCTCACTTTAATGCATATATTAAG TCGTATGGTAAAACAATTGTAATTAACCCGGAGAAGGACAAAGGAATGGTACAGGAGTTACTAGATTTTAAAGACAAGATGGATGGCATCGTTAGTGAATGTTTTGCCTCGGATGAAAAGTTTGTGCTGGCACTTAAAGAAGCTTTTGAGCACTTCataaatcaaagacaaaataaGCCTGCAGAATTAATAG CCAAGTTTGTTGATGGAAAGCTACGTGCAGGTAACAAAGAAGCTACAGAGGATGAATTGGAACGTCTTCTGGATAAGATAATGGTTCTCTTTAGATTTATCCACGGCAAAGATGTTTTTGAAGCCTTCTACAAAAAG GATTTAGCAAAGCGACTGCTAGTGGGTAAGTCGGCCAGTGTAGACGCGGAGAAGAGCATGTTGAGTAAACTAAAACAAGAATGTGGTCCAGGGTTCACAAGTAAATTGGAAGGCATGTTTAAGGATATGGAACTGTCTAAGGACATAATGCTTGCCTTTAAGCAG aaCTCGCATGTAGGAGCAACTCCAATGGAACTTAATGTCAATATATTAACAATGGGCTATTGGCCTAATTATCCATTGATGGAGGTCAATCTTCCACCGGAGATGGTCAACTATCAACAAATTTTCACAAAGTTTTATTTAGCTAAACATAGTAATAGGAAATTACAG TGGCAACCCACTCTTGGCCATTGTGTACTAAAGGCATCATTTAATCAAGGACCCAGGGAACTCCAGGTATCACTATTTCAGGCGCTTGTGCTCCTTTTATTTAACAAAGCAGATTCCCTGTCGCTAGCAGATATTTCAAGTGGAACAAATATTGAG GATGGGGAGCTTCGCCGTACTTTGCAATCCTTAGCCTGTGGTAAGGCACGTGTTCTTCAAAAGATGCCACGAAGTAAGGAGGTCAATGATGAAGAtagatttatttacaataaggACTTTACGAATCCTCTCTTCAGAATTCGAATTAACCAGATTCAAATGAAGGAAACG agTGAAGAGCAGCAGCAAACTGAAGAGAGGGTTTTCCAAGATCGACAATATCAAATTGATGCTGCAATTGTAAGGATTATGAAGATGAGAAAGGTTCTTCCTCACACCCTGCTTATAACAGAACTTTATAATCAGCTAAAGTTCCCTGTCAAG cCTGCAGACCTCAAGAAGAGAATCGAGAGTCTTATTGATCGTGATTACATGGAGCGAGACAAGGATAACCCTAATACTTACAATTATGTTGCCTAA